The Dendropsophus ebraccatus isolate aDenEbr1 chromosome 10, aDenEbr1.pat, whole genome shotgun sequence genome has a segment encoding these proteins:
- the BICRA gene encoding BRD4-interacting chromatin-remodeling complex-associated protein isoform X1 has protein sequence MDDEDGRCLLDVICDPQALNDFLHGSDKIDGDDLLDNTGDAASAFFVGTGLHVQETPGNHLTTEPNPPAGGVDLDFLPDDILGSPSGASASLTNSDQPCDILQQSLQEANITEQTLEAEAELDLGSFQLPTLQPVVPAAPDGTPQIFSGGADLIGLQQPAVLTHQALVQQSVGADVVNKAISVQPFIQQVGLGNVTIQPISNLPGLPNGSPGGALGIGQIQVVGQQVMAINQPTQQIIAKPVQPTQVANLPVGSYLAGTPQEQQQVTLTSSGVSPQNAGLVLQNKIPTVATTLNGNSMFGSVSAAQCTQSLTVTSSLNSPVIIQRTPTPIQPKPAGVLQQKVYQISPKPQFAPNNTTLTIQGDASLQQQPKAQQNLTFMAGKPGQNVVLSSFPQGLPNVFKQPPPQQQTLGKPMSVQLLNQGSSIVIPAQHAQAMLQGQNQFLLPGASAVQQLSALQANMGGQILAASHPSGQAHIIASQGPGGQILNQALPAQILTNQNLASQLNLGQVLTSQNAHGTAHILSAPIQLQAGQVGQPTLFQMPVSLASSLSTQSQPAVTTSLNQAGQTVIQGVTLPNQVAMFNTPEGLGQAVSIQQASTGSSQSPGMVQQGASLLPSTEQTSILTVQTTQQPSQGQAQLQLNVQQQPQPLAPPPPQQAMPSPNLEPSPDKIILSQATPGSIISAESMQMFLQQKEQQQQQYYEVTLKPQQESSLVQTSAAPQLSMPIYSIAASGSTLSSSTSSSSSVPASVIVSSSAGSTAQPNRDLAQNHATTPESKGHLPHFPTSQSQQAMTCQIPAGQQKLPGASPSHTLPHPPSPQLQASATHHSQMQSPHQSRPPSQPQPLSRPPSRPHSRPPSQPQSLPRPPSEPLSRSCTPQMQNLYVIQNQISSSPHGSSQHPLRPPSQPQVQTPFPPHQPMATDMPQTLSSPQQHIQLQVQLGSTQPEMRAGVPVSLQATPPTSESQTHTFPVQFQAQAPIKGQTPGQTIHLTPEQQQRTFQMTPSQFQALTLSNTLPQQKQLLERYQQMQQGLMLPAQQQQGGLQTSPAIGTQFTVQTSSVLISSQGQPVQTQAPLHGHSPGQVLVQSTQVVHSDGTKVQGGSIPQAAQLSTLIQQQQGSVLVKTSGAAAAPGTQDSNVYPSTAIKTPGVQGKPVSAVPVQTPGKPGVISSVPSISLGKGSLQIQVVGKGIQQIVPTGQVQTQSQFESKFGALKKLQTLQPSKEACFLEQLHKHQGAVLHPDYKSSFHSFEDTLHRLLPYHVYQGLLPAEHDLKKVDDEFETVSTQLLKRTQAMLNKYRLLLLEESRRVSPSAEMVMIDRMFIQEEKVALSTDRQLAKERPDEYVSSSSSRSQNIAPPVASVSSSPCPAPAPEILKPAAVQTSTPIHPTKLVIKHSGGSPSVTWAKASPSLDADDDALPSRSRPPIKTYEARSRIGLKLKIKQEAGLSKVVHNTALDPIHQNPPPPPQPPAPPTTPASTVIKTIVNPAPATTTTPTGQMNGTLDHSSPVEKKPLATYCRLPLRKTYRENVDAFVMGKPADTRSKVEAPVPVVAQAVKQEDGSRSVITSHKTQGVSEIEKGKKEDSSKMVFFSRGDNKAIKNEETTMSARREVKDEDPGFYRRVIKTEPTEHESDLSWEMPLPSAKRLKSEQFDVDNASFSSDSPQDDTLNEHLQSAIDSILNLQQPQSGGGSNTLLRSSAPSSYHHSSSSSPFSSPVHRTDSYLTPNHNGGLGARTLNR, from the exons ATGGACGATGAAGATGGCCGATGTTTGCTAGATGTAATTTG CGACCCCCAAGCTCTGAATGACTTTTTGCATGGATCAGATAAG ATTGATGGAGATGATCTGCTGGATAACACGGGAGATGCAGCAAGTGCCTTCTTCGTGGGCACTGGG CTTCATGTTCAGGAAACTCCGGGGAACCATTTAACTACAGAACCAAACCCCCCAGCTGGTGGCGTAGATTTGGACTTTTTGCCAGATGACATCCTTGGGTCTCCATCCGGGGCTAGTGCCAGCCTCACAAATTCTGACCAGCCATGTGACATCCTCCAGCAAAGCTTGCAGGAGGCCAACATTACAGAACAGACTCTTGAAGCCGAGGCGGAGCTGGACTTGGGCTCTTTCCAACTCCCTACTCTTCAGCCAGTGGTGCCAGCTGCTCCGGATGGGACCCCTCAGATATTTTCGGGTGGAGCAGATCTTATTGGACTTCAGCAGCCAGCAGTGCTGACACACCAAGCACTGGTTCAACAGTCTGTGGGGGCAGATGTGGTCAACAAGGCGATCAGCGTACAGCCATTTATCCAGCAGGTTGGCCTTGGTAATGTTACTATTCAGCCCATCTCCAACCTACCGGGGCTGCCTAATGGCAGTCCTGGAGGAGCATTGGGGATCGGGCAAATACAAGTGGTGGGACAACAAGTAATGGCCATCAATCAGCCCACACAACAGATCATTGCCAAGCCAGTGCAGCCAACACAGGTAGCCAATCTGCCAGTGGGTAGCTACCTGGCAGGCACCCCCCAAGAGCAGCAGCAGGTCACACTAACGTCAAGTGGGGTGTCTCCACAGAATGCTGGGTTGGTCCTACAGAACAAAATTCCCACAGTGGCCACCACGCTGAATGGAAATTCCATGTTTGGCAGTGTGTCAGCAGCGCAGTGCACGCAGTCCCTTACCGTTACTTCCAGTCTGAACAGCCCGGTTATAATACAACGGACTCCAACTCCTATACAACCCAAACCAGCTGGTGTGCTCCAACAAAAGGTGTACCAAATCTCGCCCAAACCACAATTTGCTCCCAACAATACTACACTCACCATCCAAGGAGATGCATCACTGCAGCAGCAGCCAAAAGCTCAGCAAAACCTGACATTCATGGCTGGCAAACCTGGGCAGAATGTCGTCTTGTCCAGCTTTCCCCAGGGCCTTCCTAATGTGTTTAAGCAGCCACCTCCACAACAGCAGACATTAGGAAAACCCATGAGTGTTCAGTTGCTAAACCAAGGCAGCAGCATAGTCATCCCAGCTCAGCATGCCCAGGCTATGCTACAGGGACAGAACCAATTCCTCTTGCCAGGAGCTTCAGCCGTCCAGCAGCTTTCTGCACTGCAGGCCAACATGGGTGGCCAGATCTTAGCTGCTTCCCACCCCAGTGGTCAAGCCCACATCATTGCCAGCCAAGGTCCTGGAGGCCAGATTCTCAACCAGGCCCTGCCTGCCCAAATACTTACCAATCAGAACCTTGCCAGTCAGCTGAACTTGGGGCAGGTCCTCACGTCTCAGAACGCGCATGGCACAGCTCACATACTGTCTGCACCCATACAGCTGCAGGCAGGACAGGTTGGCCAGCCTACATTGTTCCAGATGCCAGTATCCCTGGCCAGCAGTCTGAGCACGCAGAGTCAGCCGGCAGTAACAACATCACTTAACCAAGCCGGGCAAACGGTTATCCAAGGAGTGACTTTACCCAATCAGGTGGCCATGTTCAATACACCTGAGGGCCTTGGGCAAGCAGTGAGCATTCAACAGGCCTCGACGGGAAGCAGCCAGAGTCCGGGTATGGTGCAACAAGGAGCCAGCCTTCTGCCCAGCACAGAGCAAACCTCCATATTAACCGTCCAAACTACACAGCAGCCATCACAAGGACAAGCCCAACTCCAATTGAATGTACAGCAACAGCCGCAGCCTTTAGCACCTCCGCCTCCTCAACAGGCAATGCCCAGTCCCAATCTTGAACCCAGCCCCGACAAAATAATCCTTAGCCAAGCAACCCCAGGAAGTATCATCAGTGCAGAATCCATGCAGATGTTCCTCCAGCAG AAGGAACAGCAACAGCAGCAATATTATGAAGTGACGTTGAAACCACAGCAGGAAAGCAGCCTGGTGCAAACCTCTGCCGCCCCACAGCTCTCTATGCCAATCTACAGCATAGCCGCCTCTGGCAGCACTTTGAGCAGCAGTACCTCCAGCAGCAGTAGCGTGCCCGCCTCCGTCATTGTGAGCAGCAGTGCCGGCTCCACAGCCCAACCCAACCGTGATTTGGCCCAGAACCATGCCACAACACCGGAATCCAAAGGACACTTACCTCATTTCCCTACCAGCCAGTCTCAGCAGGCTATGACCTGCCAG ATTCCAGCCGGACAACAGAAGCTTCCCGGAGCGTCGCCTTCCCATACACTACCTCACCCTCCCAGCCCTCAGCTTCAGGCCTCTGCTACCCACCATTCACAGATGCAGTCCCCTCACCAGTCCCGCCCTCCTTCCCAGCCACAGCCATTATCCCGGCCGCCATCTCGTCCTCACTCTAGGCCTCCATCTCAGCCTCAAAGTCTCCCTCGTCCTCCTTCTGAGCCCCTTTCTCGCTCCTGTACTCCTCAGATGCAAAATCTTTATGTCATCCAGAACCAAATCTCCTCTTCTCCCCATGGTTCTTCCCAGCATCCTCTGCGTCCTCCTTCTCAGCCTCAGGTACAGACGCCTTTTCCACCTCACCAGCCGATGGCCACGGATATGCCGCAGACCCTGTCGTCCCCTCAGCAGCACATTCAGCTCCAAGTACAGCTGGGCAGTACCCAGCCTGAGATGCGGGCAGGAGTCCCTGTCTCCTTGCAGGCCACCCCACCCACCTCAGAATCCCAAACGCATACCTTCCCTGTGCAGTTCCAGGCGCAGGCCCCTATTAAAGGCCAGACCCCGGGACAGACCATCCACTTgactcctgagcagcagcagcgtACCTTCCAGATGACCCCCAGCCAGTTCCAGGCTTTAACCTTGTCCAATACTTTGCCCCAGCAAAAACAGCTTTTGGAGAGATACCAACAG ATGCAACAGGGCTTGATGTTGCCAGCCCAGCAGCAACAAGGCGGACTACAGACATCCCCAGCAATTGGCACACAGTTCACTGTTCAGACGTCTTCAGTGTTGATCAGTAGTCAGGGGCAGCCGGTGCAAACTCAAGCTCCCCTGCACGGCCACTCCCCTGGTCAAGTGCTGGTCCAGTCCACACAGGTGGTGCACAGCGATGGGACTAAGGTGCAAGGCGGCAGCATCCCCCaggcagctcagctttcaacacTAATTCAGCAGCAGCAGGGATCGGTTTTAGTGAAGACTTCAG GTGCTGCAGCTGCTCCTGGGACCCAAGACTCCAATGTTTACCCCAGCACTGCTATCAAAACCCCTGGGGTGCAGGGGAAACCTGTCAGTGCAGTTCCTGTGCAGACACCG GGTAAACCTGGTGTCATCAGCTCAGTGCCTAGCATCAGCTTAGGAAAGGGTTCCCTGCAGATCCAAGTGGTTGGGAAGGGGATCCAGCAGATTGTTCCTACTGGCCAGGTCCAGACTCAGTCACAG TTTGAGAGTAAATTTGGAGCCCTGAAGAAACTTCAAACACTACAGCCAAGCAAGGAAGCCTG CTTCCTGGAGCAGTTACACAAACACCAGGGTGCCGTTCTACACCCGGATTATAAATCCTCCTTTCACTCGTTTGAAGACACCCTGCACAGACTTCTTCCTTACCATGTGTACCAGGGCCTGCTTCCCGCCGAACATGATCTAAAGAAGG TGGATGATGAGTTTGAAACAGTATCCACACAACTCCTGAAGCGCACACAGGCCATGCTGAACAAGTATCGCTTGCTGCTTTTGGAAGAGTCTAGG AGAGTGAGCCCTTCTGCAGAAATGGTAATGATTGACAGAATGTTTATCCAAGAGGAGAAAGTGGCCTTGTCCACAGACCGGCAATTGGCAAAGGAAAGACCAG ATGAATAtgtatcctcctcttcctcacggTCTCAAAACATAGCCCCCCCTGTGGCCTCTGTGTCGTCTTCCCCTTGTCCTGCCCCAGCACCGGAGATCCTGAAACCGGCTGCAGTACAGACCTCAACACCAATACACCCTACCAAATTAGTGATAAAGCACAGTGGTGGGTCCCCCTCCGTGACTTGGGCCAAAGCTTCACCCTCGCTCGACGCAGATGATGATGCACTCCCTTCCCGCAGCAGACCTCCAATCAAGACCTATGAGGCGCGCAGTCGCATTGGGCTAAAACTGAAGATCAAGCAAGAGGCTGGGTTAAGCAAAGTCGTCCACAATACAGCTTTGGATCCCATTCACCAAAACCCTCCCCCACCTCCGCAGCCGCCAGCTCCTCCGACAACTCCTGCCAGCACTGTTATCAAGACTATAGTTAACCCAGCGCCAGCCACTACCACCACTCCCACAGGACAGATGAATGGTACCCTAGATCATTCATCACCTGTCGAAAAGAAACCTCTGGCAACATACTGTCGGCTGCCTCTGCGCAAAACATATCGAGAGAATGTGGATGCCTTTGTGATGGGTAAACCAGCAGACACCAGGTCGAAGGTGGAAGCTCCAGTACCAGTTGTGGCACAGGCTGTGAAGCAGGAGGATGGCTCACGGAGTGTAATAACATCCCACAAGACGCAAGGGGTCTCTGAGATTGAGAAAGGGAAGAAAGAGGACAGCTCCAAGATGGTCTTCTTCAGCAGGGGGGACAACAAGGCTATAAAAAATGAGGAGACGACCATGAGTGCAAGGAGAGAAGTTAAAGATGAAGATCCGGGCTTCTACAGACGGGTAATCAAGACTGAGCCAACAGAGCATGAGAGCGACTTGAGCTGGGAGATGCCACTCCCCTCTGCCAAAAGGCTGAAGTCAGAGCAGTTCGATGTGGATAACGCCAGTTTTTCCAGTGACAGCCCCCAGGATGACACCCTGAATGAGCACCTTCAGAGCGCCATCGACAGTATCCTCAATCTGCAGCAGCCCCAAAGCGGTGGAGGCTCCAATACCCTACTGCGCTCCTCAGCGCCATCCTCGTACCATCACTCCTCTTCATCCTCTCCCTTTTCCTCACCAGTCCACCGCACAGACTCGTACCTCACCCCCAACCACAACGGAGGCCTGGGGGCCAGGACGTTAAACAGATAA
- the BICRA gene encoding BRD4-interacting chromatin-remodeling complex-associated protein isoform X2: protein MDDEDGRCLLDVICDPQALNDFLHGSDKIDGDDLLDNTGDAASAFFVGTGLHVQETPGNHLTTEPNPPAGGVDLDFLPDDILGSPSGASASLTNSDQPCDILQQSLQEANITEQTLEAEAELDLGSFQLPTLQPVVPAAPDGTPQIFSGGADLIGLQQPAVLTHQALVQQSVGADVVNKAISVQPFIQQVGLGNVTIQPISNLPGLPNGSPGGALGIGQIQVVGQQVMAINQPTQQIIAKPVQPTQVANLPVGSYLAGTPQEQQQVTLTSSGVSPQNAGLVLQNKIPTVATTLNGNSMFGSVSAAQCTQSLTVTSSLNSPVIIQRTPTPIQPKPAGVLQQKVYQISPKPQFAPNNTTLTIQGDASLQQQPKAQQNLTFMAGKPGQNVVLSSFPQGLPNVFKQPPPQQQTLGKPMSVQLLNQGSSIVIPAQHAQAMLQGQNQFLLPGASAVQQLSALQANMGGQILAASHPSGQAHIIASQGPGGQILNQALPAQILTNQNLASQLNLGQVLTSQNAHGTAHILSAPIQLQAGQVGQPTLFQMPVSLASSLSTQSQPAVTTSLNQAGQTVIQGVTLPNQVAMFNTPEGLGQAVSIQQASTGSSQSPGMVQQGASLLPSTEQTSILTVQTTQQPSQGQAQLQLNVQQQPQPLAPPPPQQAMPSPNLEPSPDKIILSQATPGSIISAESMQMFLQQKEQQQQQYYEVTLKPQQESSLVQTSAAPQLSMPIYSIAASGSTLSSSTSSSSSVPASVIVSSSAGSTAQPNRDLAQNHATTPESKGHLPHFPTSQSQQAMTCQIPAGQQKLPGASPSHTLPHPPSPQLQASATHHSQMQSPHQSRPPSQPQPLSRPPSRPHSRPPSQPQSLPRPPSEPLSRSCTPQMQNLYVIQNQISSSPHGSSQHPLRPPSQPQVQTPFPPHQPMATDMPQTLSSPQQHIQLQVQLGSTQPEMRAGVPVSLQATPPTSESQTHTFPVQFQAQAPIKGQTPGQTIHLTPEQQQRTFQMTPSQFQALTLSNTLPQQKQLLERYQQMQQGLMLPAQQQQGGLQTSPAIGTQFTVQTSSVLISSQGQPVQTQAPLHGHSPGQVLVQSTQVVHSDGTKVQGGSIPQAAQLSTLIQQQQGSVLVKTSGAAAAPGTQDSNVYPSTAIKTPGVQGKPVSAVPVQTPFESKFGALKKLQTLQPSKEACFLEQLHKHQGAVLHPDYKSSFHSFEDTLHRLLPYHVYQGLLPAEHDLKKVDDEFETVSTQLLKRTQAMLNKYRLLLLEESRRVSPSAEMVMIDRMFIQEEKVALSTDRQLAKERPDEYVSSSSSRSQNIAPPVASVSSSPCPAPAPEILKPAAVQTSTPIHPTKLVIKHSGGSPSVTWAKASPSLDADDDALPSRSRPPIKTYEARSRIGLKLKIKQEAGLSKVVHNTALDPIHQNPPPPPQPPAPPTTPASTVIKTIVNPAPATTTTPTGQMNGTLDHSSPVEKKPLATYCRLPLRKTYRENVDAFVMGKPADTRSKVEAPVPVVAQAVKQEDGSRSVITSHKTQGVSEIEKGKKEDSSKMVFFSRGDNKAIKNEETTMSARREVKDEDPGFYRRVIKTEPTEHESDLSWEMPLPSAKRLKSEQFDVDNASFSSDSPQDDTLNEHLQSAIDSILNLQQPQSGGGSNTLLRSSAPSSYHHSSSSSPFSSPVHRTDSYLTPNHNGGLGARTLNR from the exons ATGGACGATGAAGATGGCCGATGTTTGCTAGATGTAATTTG CGACCCCCAAGCTCTGAATGACTTTTTGCATGGATCAGATAAG ATTGATGGAGATGATCTGCTGGATAACACGGGAGATGCAGCAAGTGCCTTCTTCGTGGGCACTGGG CTTCATGTTCAGGAAACTCCGGGGAACCATTTAACTACAGAACCAAACCCCCCAGCTGGTGGCGTAGATTTGGACTTTTTGCCAGATGACATCCTTGGGTCTCCATCCGGGGCTAGTGCCAGCCTCACAAATTCTGACCAGCCATGTGACATCCTCCAGCAAAGCTTGCAGGAGGCCAACATTACAGAACAGACTCTTGAAGCCGAGGCGGAGCTGGACTTGGGCTCTTTCCAACTCCCTACTCTTCAGCCAGTGGTGCCAGCTGCTCCGGATGGGACCCCTCAGATATTTTCGGGTGGAGCAGATCTTATTGGACTTCAGCAGCCAGCAGTGCTGACACACCAAGCACTGGTTCAACAGTCTGTGGGGGCAGATGTGGTCAACAAGGCGATCAGCGTACAGCCATTTATCCAGCAGGTTGGCCTTGGTAATGTTACTATTCAGCCCATCTCCAACCTACCGGGGCTGCCTAATGGCAGTCCTGGAGGAGCATTGGGGATCGGGCAAATACAAGTGGTGGGACAACAAGTAATGGCCATCAATCAGCCCACACAACAGATCATTGCCAAGCCAGTGCAGCCAACACAGGTAGCCAATCTGCCAGTGGGTAGCTACCTGGCAGGCACCCCCCAAGAGCAGCAGCAGGTCACACTAACGTCAAGTGGGGTGTCTCCACAGAATGCTGGGTTGGTCCTACAGAACAAAATTCCCACAGTGGCCACCACGCTGAATGGAAATTCCATGTTTGGCAGTGTGTCAGCAGCGCAGTGCACGCAGTCCCTTACCGTTACTTCCAGTCTGAACAGCCCGGTTATAATACAACGGACTCCAACTCCTATACAACCCAAACCAGCTGGTGTGCTCCAACAAAAGGTGTACCAAATCTCGCCCAAACCACAATTTGCTCCCAACAATACTACACTCACCATCCAAGGAGATGCATCACTGCAGCAGCAGCCAAAAGCTCAGCAAAACCTGACATTCATGGCTGGCAAACCTGGGCAGAATGTCGTCTTGTCCAGCTTTCCCCAGGGCCTTCCTAATGTGTTTAAGCAGCCACCTCCACAACAGCAGACATTAGGAAAACCCATGAGTGTTCAGTTGCTAAACCAAGGCAGCAGCATAGTCATCCCAGCTCAGCATGCCCAGGCTATGCTACAGGGACAGAACCAATTCCTCTTGCCAGGAGCTTCAGCCGTCCAGCAGCTTTCTGCACTGCAGGCCAACATGGGTGGCCAGATCTTAGCTGCTTCCCACCCCAGTGGTCAAGCCCACATCATTGCCAGCCAAGGTCCTGGAGGCCAGATTCTCAACCAGGCCCTGCCTGCCCAAATACTTACCAATCAGAACCTTGCCAGTCAGCTGAACTTGGGGCAGGTCCTCACGTCTCAGAACGCGCATGGCACAGCTCACATACTGTCTGCACCCATACAGCTGCAGGCAGGACAGGTTGGCCAGCCTACATTGTTCCAGATGCCAGTATCCCTGGCCAGCAGTCTGAGCACGCAGAGTCAGCCGGCAGTAACAACATCACTTAACCAAGCCGGGCAAACGGTTATCCAAGGAGTGACTTTACCCAATCAGGTGGCCATGTTCAATACACCTGAGGGCCTTGGGCAAGCAGTGAGCATTCAACAGGCCTCGACGGGAAGCAGCCAGAGTCCGGGTATGGTGCAACAAGGAGCCAGCCTTCTGCCCAGCACAGAGCAAACCTCCATATTAACCGTCCAAACTACACAGCAGCCATCACAAGGACAAGCCCAACTCCAATTGAATGTACAGCAACAGCCGCAGCCTTTAGCACCTCCGCCTCCTCAACAGGCAATGCCCAGTCCCAATCTTGAACCCAGCCCCGACAAAATAATCCTTAGCCAAGCAACCCCAGGAAGTATCATCAGTGCAGAATCCATGCAGATGTTCCTCCAGCAG AAGGAACAGCAACAGCAGCAATATTATGAAGTGACGTTGAAACCACAGCAGGAAAGCAGCCTGGTGCAAACCTCTGCCGCCCCACAGCTCTCTATGCCAATCTACAGCATAGCCGCCTCTGGCAGCACTTTGAGCAGCAGTACCTCCAGCAGCAGTAGCGTGCCCGCCTCCGTCATTGTGAGCAGCAGTGCCGGCTCCACAGCCCAACCCAACCGTGATTTGGCCCAGAACCATGCCACAACACCGGAATCCAAAGGACACTTACCTCATTTCCCTACCAGCCAGTCTCAGCAGGCTATGACCTGCCAG ATTCCAGCCGGACAACAGAAGCTTCCCGGAGCGTCGCCTTCCCATACACTACCTCACCCTCCCAGCCCTCAGCTTCAGGCCTCTGCTACCCACCATTCACAGATGCAGTCCCCTCACCAGTCCCGCCCTCCTTCCCAGCCACAGCCATTATCCCGGCCGCCATCTCGTCCTCACTCTAGGCCTCCATCTCAGCCTCAAAGTCTCCCTCGTCCTCCTTCTGAGCCCCTTTCTCGCTCCTGTACTCCTCAGATGCAAAATCTTTATGTCATCCAGAACCAAATCTCCTCTTCTCCCCATGGTTCTTCCCAGCATCCTCTGCGTCCTCCTTCTCAGCCTCAGGTACAGACGCCTTTTCCACCTCACCAGCCGATGGCCACGGATATGCCGCAGACCCTGTCGTCCCCTCAGCAGCACATTCAGCTCCAAGTACAGCTGGGCAGTACCCAGCCTGAGATGCGGGCAGGAGTCCCTGTCTCCTTGCAGGCCACCCCACCCACCTCAGAATCCCAAACGCATACCTTCCCTGTGCAGTTCCAGGCGCAGGCCCCTATTAAAGGCCAGACCCCGGGACAGACCATCCACTTgactcctgagcagcagcagcgtACCTTCCAGATGACCCCCAGCCAGTTCCAGGCTTTAACCTTGTCCAATACTTTGCCCCAGCAAAAACAGCTTTTGGAGAGATACCAACAG ATGCAACAGGGCTTGATGTTGCCAGCCCAGCAGCAACAAGGCGGACTACAGACATCCCCAGCAATTGGCACACAGTTCACTGTTCAGACGTCTTCAGTGTTGATCAGTAGTCAGGGGCAGCCGGTGCAAACTCAAGCTCCCCTGCACGGCCACTCCCCTGGTCAAGTGCTGGTCCAGTCCACACAGGTGGTGCACAGCGATGGGACTAAGGTGCAAGGCGGCAGCATCCCCCaggcagctcagctttcaacacTAATTCAGCAGCAGCAGGGATCGGTTTTAGTGAAGACTTCAG GTGCTGCAGCTGCTCCTGGGACCCAAGACTCCAATGTTTACCCCAGCACTGCTATCAAAACCCCTGGGGTGCAGGGGAAACCTGTCAGTGCAGTTCCTGTGCAGACACCG TTTGAGAGTAAATTTGGAGCCCTGAAGAAACTTCAAACACTACAGCCAAGCAAGGAAGCCTG CTTCCTGGAGCAGTTACACAAACACCAGGGTGCCGTTCTACACCCGGATTATAAATCCTCCTTTCACTCGTTTGAAGACACCCTGCACAGACTTCTTCCTTACCATGTGTACCAGGGCCTGCTTCCCGCCGAACATGATCTAAAGAAGG TGGATGATGAGTTTGAAACAGTATCCACACAACTCCTGAAGCGCACACAGGCCATGCTGAACAAGTATCGCTTGCTGCTTTTGGAAGAGTCTAGG AGAGTGAGCCCTTCTGCAGAAATGGTAATGATTGACAGAATGTTTATCCAAGAGGAGAAAGTGGCCTTGTCCACAGACCGGCAATTGGCAAAGGAAAGACCAG ATGAATAtgtatcctcctcttcctcacggTCTCAAAACATAGCCCCCCCTGTGGCCTCTGTGTCGTCTTCCCCTTGTCCTGCCCCAGCACCGGAGATCCTGAAACCGGCTGCAGTACAGACCTCAACACCAATACACCCTACCAAATTAGTGATAAAGCACAGTGGTGGGTCCCCCTCCGTGACTTGGGCCAAAGCTTCACCCTCGCTCGACGCAGATGATGATGCACTCCCTTCCCGCAGCAGACCTCCAATCAAGACCTATGAGGCGCGCAGTCGCATTGGGCTAAAACTGAAGATCAAGCAAGAGGCTGGGTTAAGCAAAGTCGTCCACAATACAGCTTTGGATCCCATTCACCAAAACCCTCCCCCACCTCCGCAGCCGCCAGCTCCTCCGACAACTCCTGCCAGCACTGTTATCAAGACTATAGTTAACCCAGCGCCAGCCACTACCACCACTCCCACAGGACAGATGAATGGTACCCTAGATCATTCATCACCTGTCGAAAAGAAACCTCTGGCAACATACTGTCGGCTGCCTCTGCGCAAAACATATCGAGAGAATGTGGATGCCTTTGTGATGGGTAAACCAGCAGACACCAGGTCGAAGGTGGAAGCTCCAGTACCAGTTGTGGCACAGGCTGTGAAGCAGGAGGATGGCTCACGGAGTGTAATAACATCCCACAAGACGCAAGGGGTCTCTGAGATTGAGAAAGGGAAGAAAGAGGACAGCTCCAAGATGGTCTTCTTCAGCAGGGGGGACAACAAGGCTATAAAAAATGAGGAGACGACCATGAGTGCAAGGAGAGAAGTTAAAGATGAAGATCCGGGCTTCTACAGACGGGTAATCAAGACTGAGCCAACAGAGCATGAGAGCGACTTGAGCTGGGAGATGCCACTCCCCTCTGCCAAAAGGCTGAAGTCAGAGCAGTTCGATGTGGATAACGCCAGTTTTTCCAGTGACAGCCCCCAGGATGACACCCTGAATGAGCACCTTCAGAGCGCCATCGACAGTATCCTCAATCTGCAGCAGCCCCAAAGCGGTGGAGGCTCCAATACCCTACTGCGCTCCTCAGCGCCATCCTCGTACCATCACTCCTCTTCATCCTCTCCCTTTTCCTCACCAGTCCACCGCACAGACTCGTACCTCACCCCCAACCACAACGGAGGCCTGGGGGCCAGGACGTTAAACAGATAA